One genomic segment of Streptomyces niveus includes these proteins:
- a CDS encoding helix-turn-helix transcriptional regulator, translated as MASEQSSSSAEMELARFLRARRTQTSPDQVGLTVGAGLRRTPGLRREELATLSGISIDYYVRLERGKETRPSPAVLDSLARALQLDDAERQHLRELAARAARYAPEPSAPPSRTVGPHLEVLLETLRPSPAYVISRSMDLLAWNAGGLALYAGLADWPATQRNLARYLFLHPTARALFPDWDYQVRGCVARLRAVAGTDPDAPDLTGLVGELLLKSPDFVKLWERYDVVGRKKSQKTFHHPRVGILTLSGQSMQLEDTPGQRLGVYTAESDTPDRDAMLLLDMAAPQPVAPSDTEAGQQRRTES; from the coding sequence ATGGCATCCGAGCAGAGCAGCAGCAGCGCCGAGATGGAACTGGCCCGGTTCCTGCGCGCACGTCGTACGCAGACCAGCCCCGACCAGGTCGGTCTCACCGTGGGCGCCGGTCTGCGCCGCACCCCCGGTCTGCGCAGGGAGGAACTGGCCACGCTCTCCGGCATCAGCATCGACTACTACGTCCGTCTGGAGCGCGGCAAGGAGACGCGTCCCAGTCCCGCCGTGCTCGACTCCCTCGCCCGAGCCCTGCAACTCGACGACGCCGAGCGCCAGCACCTGCGCGAGCTGGCCGCCCGTGCGGCCAGGTACGCTCCCGAGCCCTCTGCGCCGCCAAGCCGAACCGTGGGTCCGCACCTGGAGGTGCTCCTGGAAACGCTACGACCCAGCCCGGCCTACGTCATCAGCCGCAGCATGGACCTGCTCGCCTGGAACGCTGGTGGCCTCGCCCTGTACGCAGGTCTCGCAGACTGGCCCGCGACTCAGCGCAACCTCGCCCGCTACCTGTTCCTCCATCCCACCGCGCGCGCCCTCTTCCCCGACTGGGACTACCAGGTCCGCGGTTGTGTGGCCCGGCTCCGCGCCGTGGCAGGAACCGACCCCGACGCACCGGATCTCACCGGCCTGGTGGGCGAGCTCCTACTGAAGAGCCCGGACTTCGTCAAGCTCTGGGAGCGCTACGACGTCGTCGGGCGCAAGAAGAGCCAGAAGACCTTCCACCACCCCCGGGTCGGGATCCTCACCCTCAGCGGCCAGAGCATGCAGCTCGAGGACACTCCTGGCCAACGCCTCGGCGTCTACACCGCCGAGTCTGATACCCCCGACCGCGACGCCATGCTCCTGCTCGACATGGCAGCGCCGCAGCCCGTCGCGCCTTCCGATACGGAGGCCGGACAGCAACGACGCACGGAATCCTGA
- a CDS encoding MFS transporter has protein sequence MSTSASPTSLQVGAAGPPPSTPGSRTALTAVLLGFFIIMVDAMIVNVALPSIGRGFDSDMTGLQWVVDGYTLAFAAFLLSAGAISDRIGARQAFVWGLGLFVAASAVCAAAPNLGVLVAARLVQGAGAAMVVPSSLALLRETFPDPAARTKAIALWGVGGSVGAAAGPVAGGLLTLVDWRMIFFVNLPIGAVALILLRRAQPSPRQAVPFDWIGQVAAVTAMGALTYAVIEAGADGFGTGRVLVAFAVAVVAAVVYALAQARGRHPMTPLPLLRSRTMSLAAAIGFALNVGFYGMIFLLGLYLQQVHGLSALATGMAFLPMTVLTSFMGPVAARLATRFGPRVPVVIGQGLMAAGLLAMVTVPVGAPVWLSVLLMVPIGSGGAMAVTALVSLVLEKMPAERAGVASGVLNAARQLGGALAVAVFGALVADRARFVSGLHTSLLTAAAIVAVSVIATVLLRPQAPHRTPAAATEAG, from the coding sequence GTGTCCACGTCCGCCTCGCCCACATCGCTCCAAGTCGGCGCGGCCGGTCCGCCGCCGAGCACACCCGGCTCCCGCACGGCACTGACCGCCGTACTGCTCGGCTTCTTCATCATCATGGTCGACGCGATGATCGTGAATGTGGCCCTGCCCTCGATCGGACGCGGCTTCGACAGCGACATGACCGGGCTGCAGTGGGTGGTCGACGGGTACACCCTGGCTTTCGCCGCGTTCCTGCTGTCCGCCGGCGCGATCAGTGACCGTATCGGCGCCCGTCAGGCGTTCGTCTGGGGCCTGGGGCTCTTCGTGGCAGCGTCCGCGGTCTGCGCGGCGGCACCGAATCTGGGCGTACTGGTAGCAGCTCGGCTGGTGCAGGGCGCCGGGGCCGCGATGGTCGTCCCGTCCTCCCTCGCGCTGCTGCGCGAAACGTTCCCCGACCCGGCGGCACGCACGAAGGCCATTGCCCTGTGGGGCGTGGGCGGATCCGTCGGCGCGGCTGCCGGGCCTGTGGCCGGTGGCCTGCTCACTCTCGTCGATTGGCGGATGATCTTCTTTGTCAATCTGCCCATCGGCGCGGTGGCCCTGATACTCCTGCGGCGCGCCCAGCCCTCGCCGCGCCAGGCTGTGCCCTTCGACTGGATCGGCCAGGTGGCCGCCGTCACCGCCATGGGTGCGCTGACGTACGCGGTCATCGAGGCCGGTGCCGACGGGTTCGGTACCGGACGGGTCCTGGTCGCCTTCGCCGTTGCGGTCGTGGCGGCCGTCGTCTACGCGCTCGCGCAGGCCCGTGGTCGGCACCCGATGACGCCGCTGCCGCTGCTGCGCTCCCGCACGATGTCACTCGCGGCTGCCATCGGATTTGCCCTGAACGTCGGCTTCTACGGGATGATCTTCCTGCTGGGCCTGTACCTCCAGCAGGTGCACGGGCTGAGCGCCCTGGCCACCGGCATGGCTTTCCTGCCGATGACCGTCCTCACCTCCTTCATGGGCCCAGTCGCCGCCCGTCTCGCCACCCGGTTCGGTCCGCGTGTACCGGTCGTCATCGGCCAGGGCCTTATGGCCGCCGGCCTGCTGGCGATGGTGACGGTGCCCGTAGGCGCACCAGTGTGGCTGTCGGTGCTGCTGATGGTGCCCATCGGCTCCGGCGGCGCGATGGCCGTGACCGCGCTGGTGTCGCTGGTGCTGGAGAAGATGCCCGCCGAGCGGGCCGGCGTCGCCAGTGGTGTGCTGAACGCGGCCCGCCAGCTCGGGGGCGCCCTGGCCGTCGCCGTCTTCGGTGCACTGGTGGCCGACCGCGCCAGGTTCGTCTCCGGGCTGCACACCAGCCTGCTGACCGCCGCGGCGATCGTGGCGGTCAGCGTCATAGCCACCGTGCTCCTCCGCCCCCAAGCCCCCCACCGCACCCCGGCCGCCGCCACCGAAGCGGGGTGA
- a CDS encoding flavodoxin: MRASMIMLTFAERYDFGGKTVHPVTTYAMSGLGTTERDYAWSCPGATIGEGVAIQGEKVRETDTEAEVRSWLRRIGLLQD; the protein is encoded by the coding sequence GTGCGAGCCTCCATGATCATGTTGACCTTCGCCGAGCGGTACGACTTCGGCGGCAAGACGGTTCATCCAGTCACGACGTACGCGATGAGCGGACTGGGCACCACCGAGCGCGACTACGCGTGGTCCTGCCCGGGCGCGACCATCGGGGAAGGGGTCGCAATACAGGGCGAGAAGGTCCGGGAAACCGACACCGAAGCCGAAGTCCGGTCGTGGCTGCGGCGCATCGGCCTTCTTCAGGACTGA
- a CDS encoding ABC transporter permease — protein MKQTPVSTLTPTGANAGPAAAPAGPPSATAGPARDPRRRIDVKRVIVRVSRVVLPLALLLGWETSTGDPKTEPGVLFDSFFISKPSEIWAALEGWVEEGVLLESIQATVVAMLYGFTIGAVLGILVGIVLGSSPMLGDIFKPFIVALNAVPRLALVPLFILWFGFGLGSKVALVTLIVFFLVFYSTYEGVRDVEQRLIDVLKVMNASRLTVQLKVRIPSAATWIIQGLRVSVPYALVAAVTAEIIGANTGIGYLIQRSAGNFFTAGVFAGIAVLVVVSVVINALVTLLEKRLLRWKPRNLTGSTTL, from the coding sequence GTGAAACAGACACCTGTGTCGACGCTGACGCCGACCGGAGCGAACGCCGGCCCCGCCGCGGCTCCGGCAGGACCGCCGTCCGCGACTGCGGGTCCGGCCCGTGACCCGCGCCGCCGGATCGACGTCAAACGGGTGATCGTCCGCGTCTCGCGGGTGGTGCTGCCCCTCGCGCTGCTGCTGGGCTGGGAAACCTCCACAGGGGACCCGAAGACCGAGCCCGGCGTGCTGTTCGACAGCTTCTTCATCAGCAAGCCGTCCGAGATCTGGGCGGCGCTGGAAGGCTGGGTCGAGGAGGGCGTGCTGCTGGAGAGTATTCAGGCCACCGTGGTCGCGATGCTCTACGGGTTCACCATCGGCGCCGTACTCGGCATTCTCGTGGGCATCGTGCTGGGCAGCAGTCCGATGCTCGGCGACATCTTCAAACCGTTCATCGTCGCGCTCAACGCGGTCCCGCGACTGGCCCTCGTGCCGCTGTTCATCTTGTGGTTCGGGTTCGGTCTGGGTTCCAAGGTCGCTCTTGTCACCCTCATCGTCTTCTTCCTTGTCTTCTACAGCACCTACGAGGGGGTGCGCGACGTCGAGCAGCGCCTCATCGACGTACTCAAGGTGATGAACGCGTCCCGGCTGACGGTTCAGCTGAAGGTCCGGATCCCCTCGGCCGCGACCTGGATCATCCAGGGCCTGCGAGTCTCGGTGCCCTACGCGCTGGTCGCCGCGGTCACCGCCGAGATCATCGGCGCCAACACCGGTATCGGCTACCTGATTCAGCGGTCTGCGGGCAACTTCTTCACCGCCGGCGTCTTCGCGGGTATCGCCGTGCTGGTGGTGGTGTCGGTCGTCATCAACGCACTGGTGACGCTGCTGGAGAAGCGTCTGCTGCGGTGGAAGCCGCGCAACCTGACAGGCTCCACCACGCTGTAG
- a CDS encoding (2Fe-2S)-binding protein, with product MSTETPESAASPPTRSTAAPSRRTFIATTSAVGGVVAAGGLAAGPALLGAEEAAAEGSPSSRVSLTVNGKRHTVTVDNRTSLLDLLREHLGLTGSKKGCNAGACGACTVLIDGHRVNSCLTLAVRLDGAEVTTVEGLARGERLHPLQQAFIDQDAFQCGYCTPGQIMSGVGCIQEGHTGSAAEIRESMSGNICRCGCYVKIVRAVEQAAGRK from the coding sequence ATGTCCACCGAAACTCCCGAGTCAGCCGCGTCCCCTCCCACCCGGTCCACTGCCGCACCCTCGCGTCGCACCTTCATCGCGACGACCTCCGCGGTCGGCGGCGTCGTCGCGGCGGGCGGTCTGGCCGCGGGCCCGGCGCTACTCGGTGCCGAGGAGGCCGCCGCCGAGGGGTCTCCCAGCAGCCGCGTCTCCTTGACCGTCAACGGCAAGCGCCACACCGTCACGGTCGACAACCGCACCTCACTCCTCGACCTGCTGCGCGAGCACCTCGGCCTGACCGGCTCGAAAAAGGGCTGCAACGCCGGCGCCTGCGGGGCCTGCACGGTCCTGATCGACGGACACCGGGTCAACTCCTGCCTCACCCTGGCCGTACGCCTGGACGGAGCCGAAGTCACCACCGTCGAAGGACTGGCCAGGGGCGAGCGCCTGCATCCCCTGCAGCAGGCGTTCATCGACCAGGACGCCTTCCAGTGCGGCTACTGCACCCCCGGCCAGATCATGTCCGGAGTCGGCTGCATCCAGGAAGGCCACACCGGCTCCGCGGCGGAAATCCGGGAGTCGATGAGCGGCAACATCTGCCGCTGCGGCTGCTACGTCAAGATCGTGCGCGCGGTCGAGCAGGCCGCAGGCCGGAAGTGA
- a CDS encoding MFS transporter has translation MSADEHVKRPARPRSVLQLLTGRDFGGFFWGRLVTATAVYLHSVVAAIVVYGATGSAFAVALVPIAQFAPQLLLALVAGAWADRGDVARQIILGRLLCSAGSGGLGLWLLVDDDATGRVLASVVVTASLVNGLGFVIGGPAMQSVTPLLVRRDELPTAMALNTAPMTVGRVVGPAVGAVMTQLTGPAQAFAVAAIGHLLFAGLMLIIRIPDIERPERDADESYSIAAALRYVWRDRPLRLLILVVTGLGFGSEPTATLAPALAHDLGGGAGTVGALTSSFGAGAGLGIIVSSWMAPRVRHEAVVSVGIVLMAVGVAGCAAAINVELAMLAMAGAGGGFIIASSSAGTLVQLRVPDHLRGRVMALWMMGFVGARPVAAVISGAVADALSVQAAWLVVAACLAAIGAWCRPRSLV, from the coding sequence ATGAGTGCCGACGAGCATGTCAAGAGGCCCGCCCGGCCGCGAAGCGTGCTGCAGCTTCTCACCGGCCGGGACTTCGGTGGTTTCTTCTGGGGACGGCTCGTCACGGCCACTGCCGTCTATCTGCATTCCGTGGTGGCGGCGATCGTGGTCTACGGGGCGACCGGCTCCGCGTTCGCGGTCGCGCTCGTGCCGATCGCCCAGTTCGCCCCTCAGCTCCTCCTGGCTCTGGTGGCCGGTGCCTGGGCCGATCGGGGCGACGTCGCGCGGCAGATCATCCTCGGCCGACTGCTGTGCAGCGCCGGCTCAGGGGGACTCGGGCTGTGGTTGCTGGTCGACGACGACGCCACCGGCCGGGTGCTCGCGTCGGTGGTGGTCACCGCGTCCCTGGTCAACGGGCTCGGTTTCGTCATCGGCGGTCCGGCCATGCAGTCGGTTACCCCGCTGCTGGTCCGGCGTGACGAGCTGCCGACGGCGATGGCCCTGAACACCGCGCCGATGACGGTGGGGCGGGTCGTGGGCCCGGCGGTAGGTGCGGTGATGACGCAGCTGACAGGCCCGGCCCAGGCCTTCGCGGTGGCCGCGATCGGGCATCTCCTGTTCGCCGGACTGATGCTGATCATCCGCATCCCCGACATTGAACGCCCCGAGCGGGACGCCGACGAGTCCTACTCGATCGCAGCCGCCCTCCGGTACGTCTGGCGCGACCGTCCCCTGCGGTTGCTGATCCTGGTGGTGACGGGGCTTGGGTTTGGCTCGGAGCCGACTGCCACGTTGGCGCCGGCGCTGGCACATGACCTCGGAGGAGGGGCCGGCACCGTCGGCGCACTCACGTCGAGCTTCGGGGCCGGAGCCGGACTCGGCATCATCGTCAGTTCATGGATGGCGCCACGGGTGCGCCACGAAGCCGTCGTCAGCGTCGGCATCGTGCTGATGGCTGTCGGCGTGGCCGGCTGCGCGGCGGCGATCAACGTCGAACTCGCCATGCTGGCCATGGCCGGCGCCGGCGGAGGATTCATCATCGCCAGCTCCAGTGCGGGCACCCTGGTCCAGTTGCGCGTGCCCGACCATTTGCGCGGCCGGGTCATGGCCCTGTGGATGATGGGTTTCGTCGGGGCGCGGCCGGTCGCTGCCGTCATCTCCGGTGCTGTCGCCGACGCTCTGTCGGTGCAGGCGGCCTGGCTCGTCGTCGCCGCCTGTCTGGCAGCCATCGGCGCCTGGTGTCGCCCCCGCTCCCTGGTGTAG
- a CDS encoding alpha/beta fold hydrolase, with product MATEPSRPFVLVHGGRHGGWCWQPVARRLRARGHEVFTPTLTGLGERAHLLSREIGLDTHIEDIVATFEYEDIRDAVLVGHSYGGMVVTGALERIGDRARGHVLLDGHMPRTGESVFDLIGPERAKAMLALAEQHGEGWYIPRADAARYGVTDPVAAGWVNSRMTAQPLKTYQDPIGPTDRAWQHPGTFIECVPSSLEPHLLERARTRSETDARFHRQVLNTAHNAMVTDPEAVTALLLDALDLG from the coding sequence ATGGCGACGGAGCCTTCCCGGCCGTTCGTACTGGTCCACGGCGGCAGACACGGAGGGTGGTGCTGGCAGCCGGTCGCGCGCCGGCTGCGTGCGCGGGGGCACGAGGTGTTCACCCCGACGCTGACCGGTCTCGGCGAACGTGCGCACCTGCTCAGCCGCGAGATCGGCCTGGACACACATATCGAGGACATCGTCGCGACGTTCGAGTACGAGGACATCCGGGACGCCGTGCTGGTCGGGCACAGCTACGGGGGAATGGTGGTCACCGGCGCGCTGGAACGGATCGGAGACAGGGCCCGCGGGCATGTCCTGCTCGACGGACACATGCCCCGGACCGGTGAGTCGGTCTTCGACCTCATCGGCCCGGAGCGCGCGAAGGCGATGCTCGCGCTGGCGGAACAACACGGCGAGGGGTGGTACATCCCTAGGGCGGACGCAGCCAGGTACGGCGTGACGGACCCGGTCGCCGCGGGCTGGGTGAACAGCAGGATGACGGCTCAGCCGCTCAAGACCTACCAGGACCCGATCGGCCCGACCGACCGAGCCTGGCAGCACCCGGGGACCTTCATCGAATGTGTCCCCTCGTCCCTGGAGCCCCACCTGCTGGAGCGGGCGCGGACACGCAGCGAGACTGATGCCCGCTTTCACCGCCAGGTGCTGAACACCGCGCACAACGCCATGGTCACCGACCCCGAAGCGGTCACCGCGCTGCTGCTCGACGCGCTCGATCTGGGCTGA
- a CDS encoding ABC transporter substrate-binding protein: MVIRRFLFASTARRTPRTPLVAALTALVVVLAGCANADRAGSSGGAAEDGSLKVRVISTTSTFTDLPTVVILARDYFAKVGLDATVDHGAGNASLITQTVISGDAEIGTSGTGALYNAYAEGMTDLVSLGTTNPSITFGLALNQDTIDTLAERGVTPKSPVRDRVRALRGLDLAASPQGSTGNSYLRRMLSEYGLDPDQDVTIVPNNDPTAQIASTRQGRTDGFAQSFPRVNFPGSESWGGLWLNWAVDLPELLPLASHDYYTTRAWLSKNPEVAKRVMKAMWLAHRDLQNPTAELREQVRKLPDFIDLNEDAFRAGWELAVGAYKGATPLTTKKMFDNEASLVNADRAKPLRFGFDDIYDLSAAKAAQPR; the protein is encoded by the coding sequence ATGGTTATCAGGCGATTTCTGTTCGCCTCCACCGCACGTAGAACACCACGGACCCCGCTTGTCGCTGCGCTCACCGCGCTCGTCGTCGTGCTCGCCGGGTGCGCGAACGCGGACCGAGCGGGTTCCTCAGGAGGCGCGGCCGAGGACGGGTCCCTGAAGGTCCGGGTCATTTCGACCACATCGACCTTCACCGACCTCCCGACCGTGGTGATCCTTGCCCGGGACTACTTCGCGAAGGTCGGCCTCGACGCGACTGTCGACCACGGAGCCGGCAACGCCTCCCTGATCACTCAGACCGTGATCTCCGGGGACGCCGAGATCGGCACGTCCGGGACCGGAGCGTTGTACAACGCCTATGCCGAGGGTATGACCGACCTTGTCAGCCTCGGAACCACTAACCCCAGCATCACCTTCGGGCTCGCGTTGAACCAGGACACGATCGACACGCTCGCGGAGCGCGGGGTGACGCCGAAGTCTCCGGTACGCGACCGGGTCCGGGCACTGCGGGGCCTCGACCTCGCCGCTTCGCCGCAGGGCTCGACGGGCAACTCCTACTTGCGCCGCATGCTCAGCGAGTACGGCCTCGACCCGGACCAAGACGTCACGATCGTCCCCAACAACGACCCCACGGCCCAGATCGCCAGCACCCGCCAGGGCCGCACCGACGGATTCGCCCAGTCCTTCCCGCGGGTCAACTTCCCCGGGTCGGAGAGTTGGGGCGGGTTGTGGCTGAACTGGGCGGTCGATCTTCCCGAGCTCCTGCCACTGGCCTCGCACGACTACTACACCACTCGCGCTTGGCTCTCGAAGAACCCCGAGGTCGCGAAGCGGGTCATGAAGGCTATGTGGCTCGCGCACCGGGACCTGCAGAACCCGACAGCCGAACTGCGGGAGCAGGTCCGCAAGCTCCCCGATTTCATCGATCTCAACGAGGACGCGTTCAGGGCGGGCTGGGAACTCGCCGTCGGTGCCTACAAGGGGGCGACTCCTCTGACGACCAAGAAGATGTTCGACAACGAAGCCTCGCTCGTGAACGCCGACCGGGCCAAGCCGCTGCGGTTCGGCTTCGACGACATCTACGACCTGAGCGCTGCCAAGGCCGCGCAACCCCGATGA
- a CDS encoding aldo/keto reductase — protein sequence MQTVTLNTGAAMPILGFGVFQIPAEETEQAVTDALAAGYRLLDTASSYGNEQSVGRAVKNSGIPREELFITTKLYVQDAPAEENTERAFETSLNKLGLDYVDLYLMHQPYGDVYGQWRAMEALHRAGRAKAIGVSNFYPDRLLDLVINNEITPAVNQIETHPFFQRADYQELMREHGVQIESWGGFAEGKNDLFSNPVLSGIGEKHGKSVAQVVLRWLTQRGVVAIPKSVRPDRMAENFGIFDFELTDDQMASIATLETGGSLFFDHHDPKMVSWLSARRLDA from the coding sequence ATGCAGACCGTCACGCTCAACACCGGCGCCGCAATGCCCATCCTCGGTTTCGGCGTGTTCCAGATCCCGGCCGAGGAGACCGAGCAGGCCGTCACCGACGCGCTGGCCGCCGGCTACCGGCTGCTCGACACCGCTTCCTCGTACGGCAACGAGCAGTCCGTCGGCCGCGCCGTCAAGAACAGCGGCATCCCGCGCGAGGAACTGTTCATCACGACCAAGCTGTACGTCCAGGACGCTCCCGCCGAGGAGAACACCGAGCGCGCCTTCGAGACCTCGCTGAACAAGCTCGGCCTGGACTACGTCGACCTGTACCTGATGCACCAGCCCTACGGGGACGTGTACGGCCAGTGGCGCGCCATGGAGGCGCTGCACCGCGCGGGCCGCGCCAAGGCGATCGGTGTCTCCAACTTCTACCCCGACCGGCTCCTCGACCTCGTCATCAACAACGAGATCACCCCGGCGGTCAACCAGATCGAGACCCACCCCTTCTTCCAGCGCGCCGACTACCAGGAACTCATGCGTGAGCACGGGGTCCAGATCGAGTCGTGGGGCGGGTTCGCCGAGGGCAAGAACGACCTCTTCAGCAATCCGGTCCTGAGCGGGATCGGTGAGAAGCACGGCAAGTCGGTGGCGCAGGTCGTGCTCCGCTGGCTGACCCAGCGCGGAGTCGTCGCCATCCCCAAGTCGGTCCGCCCCGACCGGATGGCGGAGAACTTCGGCATCTTCGACTTCGAGCTCACCGACGACCAGATGGCCTCCATCGCCACCCTGGAGACCGGCGGCTCGCTGTTCTTCGATCACCACGACCCGAAGATGGTCAGCTGGCTCAGCGCGCGGCGCCTGGACGCCTGA
- a CDS encoding helix-turn-helix transcriptional regulator: protein MTREQSTSGDTELGRFLRARRARITPAEAGLTVSPGLRRTPGLRREELATLTGISIGYYTRMERGRETRPSQAVVDSLARALHLEEDEHEHLRSLAVLAARTVPQPPSPPSRTIRPGVKLLLESLRPNAAHVVSRTNGLLAANPGGLRLLAGIEEWPVRQRNLARYVFLHPTARDLFHDWATQARGCVARLRALAGTDPDAPDLARLAGELLLKSPEFARLWERYDIRGNSYGRKTFHHPEVGDLTLGYQSLELEGTPGHRLITYYDEPGTADHDALVLLDMLGSQPTPHAPTSSEDETTSSSS, encoded by the coding sequence ATGACACGTGAGCAATCCACCAGCGGGGACACCGAGCTGGGTCGCTTCCTGCGCGCTCGCCGCGCTCGGATCACCCCCGCCGAGGCCGGTCTCACGGTCAGCCCGGGATTGCGCCGCACGCCGGGCTTGCGCCGTGAGGAACTGGCCACCCTCACCGGGATCAGCATCGGCTACTACACCCGCATGGAGCGCGGGAGGGAGACCCGGCCCAGTCAGGCCGTCGTCGACTCCCTGGCCCGCGCTCTGCACCTCGAAGAAGACGAACACGAGCATCTGCGCAGCCTCGCCGTCCTGGCCGCCCGCACCGTGCCGCAACCTCCGTCGCCGCCCAGCCGGACCATCCGGCCTGGTGTGAAGCTGCTGCTGGAGAGCCTGCGGCCGAATGCCGCGCATGTGGTCAGTCGCACCAACGGCCTGCTCGCGGCCAACCCGGGCGGGCTGAGGCTTCTGGCCGGAATCGAGGAGTGGCCGGTCCGGCAGCGCAACCTCGCCCGGTACGTCTTCCTGCACCCCACCGCCCGCGACCTCTTCCACGACTGGGCCACCCAGGCCCGAGGCTGTGTGGCCCGCCTACGCGCGCTGGCCGGCACCGACCCGGATGCTCCCGACCTGGCCCGGCTCGCCGGTGAACTCCTGTTGAAGAGCCCGGAGTTCGCCCGTCTGTGGGAACGCTACGACATCAGGGGCAACTCCTACGGCCGTAAGACCTTCCACCACCCCGAGGTCGGCGACCTCACCCTCGGCTATCAGTCCCTGGAACTGGAGGGCACGCCGGGCCACCGGCTCATCACGTACTACGACGAGCCGGGCACCGCCGACCATGACGCGCTCGTCCTCCTCGACATGCTCGGCTCCCAGCCGACGCCTCACGCGCCGACGTCTTCCGAGGACGAGACCACGTCGTCCTCAAGCTGA
- a CDS encoding ABC transporter ATP-binding protein → MKTPEFSFQGITRRFRSGNDDEFVALESVSLDIDSGSFVCFIGPSGCGKTTLLNMSAGLLAPSDGAVHFRGAPLNGVNTGVGFITQHDNLLPWRTVEKNVGIALEIEKVPRAERRLRVAEVIELVGLKGFAHQYPSQLSGGMQKRASLARGLVYGPSTLLMDEPFGALDAQLRFSMQNELLRIWERDRKTIIFVTHDLDEAILLADKIVVFGTRPGRVVHVEDVPLERPRDFAELRLSPVYGAIWERLWKLLENSEEAP, encoded by the coding sequence GTGAAGACCCCTGAGTTCTCCTTCCAGGGCATCACCCGTCGGTTCCGGTCCGGCAACGACGATGAGTTCGTGGCGCTCGAGTCGGTCAGTCTCGACATCGACAGCGGTTCGTTCGTCTGCTTCATCGGGCCGAGCGGATGCGGCAAGACGACCCTGTTGAACATGTCGGCCGGGTTGCTGGCGCCGTCCGACGGCGCCGTGCACTTCCGCGGTGCGCCGCTGAACGGCGTGAACACCGGGGTCGGGTTCATCACGCAGCACGACAACCTCCTGCCGTGGCGCACCGTGGAGAAGAACGTAGGGATCGCGCTCGAAATCGAGAAGGTGCCACGGGCGGAGCGCCGCCTACGAGTCGCCGAGGTGATCGAGCTGGTGGGTCTCAAGGGGTTCGCGCACCAGTACCCGTCGCAGCTGTCGGGCGGCATGCAAAAGCGCGCGTCGCTCGCGCGCGGCTTGGTCTACGGCCCCTCGACGCTGCTGATGGACGAGCCGTTCGGAGCGCTGGATGCGCAACTGCGGTTCTCGATGCAAAACGAGCTGCTGCGGATCTGGGAGCGGGACCGCAAGACCATCATCTTCGTGACGCACGACCTGGACGAGGCCATCCTCCTGGCCGACAAGATCGTCGTCTTCGGGACCCGCCCGGGCCGTGTCGTCCACGTGGAGGATGTGCCGCTGGAGCGTCCGCGCGATTTCGCCGAGTTGCGGCTCAGCCCGGTCTACGGCGCGATCTGGGAACGACTGTGGAAGCTGTTGGAGAACTCCGAGGAGGCACCGTGA